TCCAGCATCCAAGCATACAGAGACCTATTGATGGCTGATAGCTGTAAGAGCAACTCCACTTCAGTGCTAAATCCAGAGGGCATCACATGCAAGTACACTtatgtttcccccaccccccaggattAAGAGTTGCCTTCTTAGAAGGTGTTTCACAGAATCCCCAAACAACACTTTATGGTCCCCTGACATCAAACAGTAAATTTGGGGATTTGATTAGAGTTTTTCTCAAGGGGAAATTCAGGGAGAAAATAGCACACACCAGCAGCATTTCCTTTtcgaaaaaaaaaactttcaggcAAATCTCATTCCTTAATTCTGTGGGCCCTTCCTGAGAAGAATACAGAGGAAAAGTGTCTTATGTGCACAGAGATACACGCACCCACCTATCTTTTAACTTTTGACTTTCATTTCCAACCTGCCAATTGCTCAGGATGGGCTCCGTCTTGTACTCCTCGTCAGCTTCCTTGAAGCATTCAAGGAGTCAGACAAGAATCAAGAATTAGATTAACAGAACTGCAATTCTTAATCACCATTTCAATGATGTGGACATTAGCGCTTGGGTGTTGTGGGTCTCCTGTTTTTGTTACATGCAACCCCTTTTCACTTGGAGAGCTTTgctgaaaagaaaatgtttatcaTTAATGTGAGTTCCATCACAATTTTAAAAGAACATCCTAAGTTACTAGTCAAAGCAGTGTCATTTATACAAAGCATTCTACCCCAAATAGCATCATGTTTTGATGTTCAGAATCAAGTTTTAAACAGAGTGGATTGAAGTCTAGAACCACCTCCCTTTTTATAcatatacactgcttttcaatgcTCATTTCAATTATTAGCAAGTTAATgttaacatacacacacacacgggtgAATATATTTGGCAATTGTTATAAATGAGGCTGCATCTGATTAGTGCACAAGTTGATACTGCAGGATAAGAAAAAAGATTCAAAGTTATTATTTTAACTAATAAACCTGAAGTGTTACAATGTTCACAATTTCCCTCTCtgctattaagaatatttgaacATTAGGAATCTACTGGAAGATCTATAGAGAGCCAGTCAGACTAGCAACATTGGGAAGAAGAGGAACAAAAGGAAAAAGCTTCGTGAATATACTTAAATACTGGCCAGACTAGTTTTGAAGCAAGGGTGTTGTCATTAGATGCTCCCTCTGCAAGCAGAAGAAGCATTACACAAGGACCCCTTGTGTGAGCAGAACACTCCTCTCAATAACACAGACCCACTCCACAGGAGGTCTAGATTCTACCATTTGTGCCATGAAGACTACAAAAAGCTGCAGTGCATTTTATAACAATACAGGATCTTTAGCAACAGGAGTCTTTCAGTCACTAACAGTGAATTAAAGCAGAAAATATTCACAATTCAGAAATAGAAAAATAAACTTTGGCAATATGGAATTAGCCATGTTTCAGCATGGTTCATCCTGACAgcgcaaaaaaattaaaacaaaaaaacagttaCTAGGATTCATATAAAAACAAAGTTCTTGAGTCACACAAGTTTTCTACCTAAACCAATTCGCACCAGGGTCTTCAATGAGTTAAAgtagggagagagaggaagacgTTTTCCAGCATTCCAGGAAAGTTCTGAAAGTAGGCTTTCCTGTCTTTGTATTAAGGTACTACAACAAAATAAGTGAGCGTGTATTGAATCTTTTAATCTTCTgatttggtttgatccagcaattaagtagaaaacaaaaaagaaaaaggctttCCATATTCAAGTTATCCATACATTATGTCTGTATATAAAAATtgtgtgaatatatatatatacataaaatatacacacacagtcATACATACATGGATTGTGTTTCCTCTCCCCACAGAAACAATGTGCCACACTAAAACCTGACAAGAGGTTTTTAAGGCTGCAACAATGAAACAAGACATTGCTTTTCAACTGGACTAAATTCTTCCACATCATGATATATTACAGAGACCACATCCAACTTTAAAAAATTTCTTGATGCCAATAACTTAGATTATTGACATATAAAACAGTTCCTGAAACACTTGAAAAGGCTATTTCTGCTCTCAGTCCATGCCAACTACCTAATTACCTAATCTGTCACTAACTGAAACCACCCTAGAACACACAAAAATGTCCAGAGCTTTAATCTAAACTAACATGCATGAGAACATTCTGATTTGTTACATCCTTTGACTTCCTCATCTTCTCAATTGCTCGGTGGAGATCCATCTGTTGTACTGGTCGAATCTCATCATCTTCATGactaaaaaaaagcaaaaaccataGACAAGTCAGGTGTGGTGTAACTACTTCTTGaaaggtgatgtaccatcacatTCAACAAAgtgaagtacaggtggagccacccaaaccctctgaaggtgaccaaaGCTGCGCTCCAGTTACCtctgaagggctttctgaagcctgcagatgcCACTCGCATCcacaggtttcagaatggcccataggGCCAAAAAACCGACTTCCAATTTCCCCGAGGGAAGCcgctggagggcttccccaggcctctgaatgcctttaaaggcataaaaatgccacttctgatTTCCCAAGGGAGacaggaagttgctttttttggctctatgggccattctgaagcttgcagagggtATATGCGGGTGcatgcggcctctgtgggcttcagaaagccctctggtccCCTCATAGGGCTTAAGGGGCCAAAAATTGCAGATTTCCTTATCCATGATtttttgtatccatgggggtccaaGAACGGACCCCTGGGGATATTGAGGCCCACCTATAAGCTCTAGAACACTGTATAAGTAAAACATAGGTTTCCTGGGAATAGTCCCATGAGCTGCAGGGCTTTTACACTGGTGCTAATTACTGTAAGTTGTATGACAAAAGAGCCCTACCCATGGCTTTCTGTTACAGAGGTAATGCATTTCTGGTCCCAGCAGTTGCTGGCAAACTCATCTCAGCCACCAATAGTTCCTTACATTGTTGTGCATTCATGTACAAACAGTGGTGAAAGAACTTGGCTACCAGCATTGGACTATCAGCAGTTAATGGAGGGTGTAAAAATCATAGGAATTTAGAAAATTTCCAAAGCATGCACTGCAAGATAATAACTGCAAATATCACCCTGAAAGAGGGGTGTGTATGTATAACAGAAAGTTAAAGTACAACTTTCACTTCTTGTTCTTTGAGTGCCTGTATAATGTTCAGAGTTGAAGCAATGAACAAGAACCCTAGAGAAATACACGTGCTGATCCTGTATAAGGAGCACAAGCATCTTATTATGGAAGTGAATGGTCAGGAGAAGTCTTGCCTCCTCCTGTTGAGCGTGCACAACTCACATTCTAGGAATAAGCACTGTAAAGAAGGACCACCAGATTCCAACTCTTCTTACTGACAGTATTACGTTAGTTAAAAAGCAGTACCTGTCATCATATGAAGACTTAACATATTCCCTGACACACAGCAGTGCAGCATCACGGCACATTTCTTTCAAATCGCTTCCTGAGAACCCGTCTGTGTCTTTCGCAATTTCAAGGAGGTTCACATGCCTGTCCACCTACAAAAGGCACAAAACCCCATAGCACAGATAAATGCAATTCAACTATTTGATAAGCAGTAAGGAGTAGTCTGAACTGGAACAAAATCAAGGAATTTGTCATGTTTACTTCCATTTCAATCTGGATGGAtaagaagcttaaaaaaaaaagacttaagagcacaatccagctGAAGTTCTGCCCAACTAATATTTATTAAGGAGTATTAAGGACCAAGGCTATGATATAACAGCCTATTCAAGGCAGCTTTTTGGCAATGCTAAGTCCCAGAGTTCTTCAATACAAAAATAATTCCAAGTTACTAGAAATGGAAATCAGAAATAGTTTGTTAAAACAAATTGActtacattttcatttttcaaaatcaGTTTCAAGATTGCCTCTCGCTGCTTCAGCGCCTTTAAATTACACATATACAAAAAAATTAGCACAGTTACAAAACAGGAATAATTTGACAATGTTTTCCTAGATAGCAAGATAGTTTTCTGGCATGTCCTATATTGTATCTGAATGATAAAAACTGTGCTGTTGCATAATCCCACCCATTTCCCTGGGGCCTCCATGGGAGACAACTGCTGATAGAATTGCTCCTTCACTGTTTCTAGTCCCAACTAATTTATGCCAATGACCgattaactttctttggatactcCCCAGTGTGCCTTTACTGCCCCATCAGTAACACTCAGATTTCCCTTTACTCCCTTCCTGTTATGGGAGCATCAGTTAGAAGAATCAACCACAGGGGCAGAATTTAAGGAGGTCAAGCTGCTGCTACCTTCAGCTATGTCAGGGAAGTTGGCTGATCTTGTTGCTTCTTGACAGGTTCTAGAACAACCTATGCCTGACACAGTTATGTTTCTCAGTTATGGTACAGGCTCTCTCAGGAACTTCTCTTGCCCAGATGAGGAATCAGAAAATATAAGCCAATATAAACCAGGAAAGCAAATGCATTCCTGACATTAGTGAGGATTTCCAACTGTTCCTGTTGCTGAGCTGGCCATAAACAATAAGGACTCTACTATGGAAATTGAATCCCCAATGATAAACGATAGAAAACTGGgaaacatacaggtccagcctatttatacacggattttttatacacggatttgactcaacacgaatggccccctaCAAATGAGgtagaatgtgctgatccctggagaaagggaaaaatgcatccctttaaaatcagttttaaaaactgaaccaAATCCTTTAGTTGAGGATTGAGTCCTcaagttgagtcaaatcctttaACAACaccctccttaatgagagagagagagagggcagcaggctaacaatccatcaatccttctctctccttctgaccaaaaggtgatcattttgcattggtgaaggaaggggctgagtgaagtgctaatggattgtcttcttaatgactcttagagtcaaaaggtcagcaaggctgtttttcaatcactggagcaaagaaactttgttttttaaattgatttgctatagtgctttttttaatCCACCCGAGTGCTTGAAAGGAACCCactggaataattagtctcaacctgtacaactGTGAAATAGGAAGTAACAAAGAGGACAGGATGCAGTATCTATCATGCAATATGAGACACACAACTGAATGGCTTACAGGTTGATTGACATGGAACCTTGTAGGCATCCTTCTCATTATAGCGGAGTCCAAATCTTGAGGGCGATTGGTAGCGCCCATCACTATCACCTAaatgaaaaaaggaagcaagggtAATCTGCTTGCTTCAAGATTCATCATAAACAGAAGACAGAACTGGCAACTTCCTTGAATTTGATCACATGAGATTACAGTGCTCTTCGTGATCTGGGATTATAGTGCTCTTGCTCCCAAAACTTGGGAGCTTCCCTCAGCTGTGCCCTGTGTGCTAGTTCAGGGACTGCACTGTCCCTAAAAGTCTTTTTGAGAACATGTTTTGTGGTTCTCTCCCAACACAAAAATGTGTCATCAGCCTCCAAACATGAGAGATTACTACCATGTTGTCTGCATCCTGCAAGACAGATACTAATTTAATGTACAACATCTTTAAGAAACGACTAATAAAACTGCAAAGCCTAGAAGTCCTGGCTTCTAGCCCAGTCCTAGAAGCCTTCCATCCCACCCCCCAAATTAATCTGTTCATAatagaacaaatattcccttctccCATTTTAAGTCTGGTTCTCAGTACACTATTTTGACTGACACAAAATATACAACTACCTAGCACTAATCATCTGAAAATTGTGAGGAGGGGATTTCATGTTCATCTGTTTGTGTTGCATCCTTGCTTGACAGCAGGGCCCTGGAACCTGTGAAGAGCTCCTAGGgcactgaagcaaaaaaaaaaaaagggggggggggtcgagaATGGCAGCTTTAGATGATTGTCTGAATCAACCCTATGCAACTTCCAACTACCATTCATTTCCCAAACCAAGTGAATTCTTAAAAAACTGAAATTTGAAAATTTGTGCTTACTTAATTTCACTCATGAATACAAGGCATTCATATTCAAAAGCTGTTTCTCTGTACCTATGTTCCACAAATGTTACTGAATTAGAATGTCTCACGCATTATGTTTTTCTACAGAATGAATGGAGCAGCTGTGCCACCCGTGCACTCAGTGTGACACCCACTCACGCTACAGAATGATCATTACATTACAGAAAATTGTAATGTATGAAACAGTCCTAGGACACACATTAAAATATTGCTGTCAGACACTGCCACCTAGAGATGCAAAAAAAATACTGTCAAAGGATTTTAGAACAAGAGTAAAAAGACATCAGTACAATAGCTCTCTGCTTTAAGATGCAAtgaaatcactttacaatggactgaCTCCCTGTGGCAAACAAAGGCTCACTATACAATAGTTAACTGTATGATGGGCATATGTTTGCATCCAACTGAACCTCAGGGTTGAGAGATAAGCCAAAAAGTGAGCCACAAGCATATGGTAGCATCTCAGTCAAGAGCAGTGTTTAACATCATGACTGTTGTGTGTTTAAGGGAAAGGAGCAGACTCAAAGGCAAGCGCAAGTCTTGGaaagatcgtggagtgccgaccccccccttcaggtgcctctgggaggaaacgccaggagtaaggcccattgtactcaatggggcttactcccaggtaagtgtggctaggattgcagcctcacagcctaatcctaggcatgtccactcaggagtaagtcctgttatactcagtggggctcaaggtacaccaacatacattgtacacataaatgttatatgttatgacggcgcgaacattgtaaaaaaaactctggtagatctctgggccttgctgggtttcaaagtagctctcgagccaaaaaagtgtgagcacccctgctctagactcttattttatataatattttaatctGGCTTCTATTCTTTCTGCTTCAACTATTTTATATTGGGTGCCTTGAATTGTAGTTCTGGTTTTATACCTTATTAGATGCTCTGAGAGGTTATTAGTCAAAGAACAGAAATGAAATCAGTGGAAGTCTTATTGTGATGTTGCAAAGCTTCCTCCCCTGCttcttctctctctgcaatcctccattagccccatccctgctccctctctctctgcaatcctccattagctccacccctccttcctctctctctgcaatcctccattagccccacccctgctccctctctctctgcaaccctccattagccccatccctgcttccacaatcttcctttctgcccctccactcctgcgtcatcccccaggggccggggataagaacaggcccttagtttggctgtacgtgccgtaagaggcaactaaacagccaccgggtagatgggactggtcagcctgggaaggcagctcatctgagagaaggaaaactctgatcccaaacctccactgccttgtggctacatccagttatggaaaaggcttcaggagtcaacctcgaggcaaaatgaggagccggagtccctgaggcagttcatggctgaacacagtcacgttctggcaactcctgtgacgccgctggaaccaaccgtattggcttctgcctttccattggaccattccagcgacgtggagaggggggatttgctgcatggtaacagcgtatcctccataccttctttacccaggcttcgcgcactggagaggacactccaacttcgccatacggcgtcggcacaacacgggaagcagcagtttaccggttataagtctacgctcgattggcgtagagcgtgatgccaggggctgcttccgacgctgggagagatcattgcatctcattgggcagctactgcccgccttaagctgggcagtccccagtcagtaaggtgttgcctcgccatggtccgttaacctcatggggtgcatggggtttagggtgaaaaccaacaagcggatcgacaactctgcaccatgcaacagaaaacagaaaactcctgccctaaaactgggcacctggaatgtaaggacaatgacacctggcttctctgatgacctgcaagaaacagacgacgcacgcaaaacagccatcatcgacatggagctgagcagactgcagatggacattgttgcccttcaagagacaaggctgccagattccggatctgtcaaggagagaaatttctcatttttctggcagggaaaaccatcaaacgaaaccagggaacatggcattggcttcgcggtcagaaataccctgctggaatccatcatcccacctactgtgggaagtgaaagaattttgtccctgcagctccagtcatcagcaggacctgtcacactcatcagtgcttatgcaccgactctgtcgtctccagcagaagccaaagacaaattctatgatgacctggccaccactatcaagaagatccctgtaaaagagctattgttcatccttggcgatttcaatgctagatttggtgctgatcacagttcgtggcccacttgcttaggtcagttcggcactggaaagatgaatgaaaatggtcaacgcctgctagagttttgctgtcatcacggtctctgtgtcagcaacacgttcttcaacacgaagccccaacatagagtctcttggagacacccaagatcaaagcactggcaccagctcgacctgattctctccagacgctccagccttcccagcatcaagatcacacgcagttatcagggtgctgcctgcgacactgaccattccctggtgtgcagcagagtgaaactgcaagcaaagcgactgtatcacacgaaaaagcaaggaagacctcgcattgataccagcaagatccgggctcagaggaaagtggaggaatttgcacgagcacttgaggaatctcttccaggcccggccaatgcaaacgcatccaacagatgggaacatttcaagaataccgtttacaacaccgccttgcccatattcagcaagaagaccaacaagacggcagactggtttgaagcccactctgaggagtgacaccagtcattgaggaaaagaggagagctcaagcagcatacaaggcctgtcccagtgagcgcaacctgcaggtcctccgagctgcttgcagcaaagtccagcaggctgccaggagatgtgctaacgactactggctccagctctgttccgagatacagatagcagctgacatgggcaacatcaaggggatgtatgatggtatcaagcaggccctaggtccaacacagaagaaaattgcccctctgaagtctgcagcaggcgaggtcatccaggatcgggcgcagcagatggaacgctgggtgcagcactactctgagctatattccagagaaaatgtagtcaccaaagaagtgctgaacaacattgagtgcctgcctgtgctggaggagcttgacagtgaacgaaccctagaagaacttcacgtggccctggactcccttgcctttggcaaggcacctggaaaagtcagtatccctgctgaagtcctaaagtgctgcaaagagatcatcgtcactgagttgcatgaaatcctctgtctctgctggagagaaggtggagtacctcaagacatgagggatgcaaacatcatcatgctgcaCAAGAACAaaagcgacaggggtgactgcaacaactaccgtggcatctctctccttagcgtagtaggaaagctgtttgcccgtgttgcactaaagaggctccaggtacttgcagagagcgtctatccagaatcgcagtgcggattctgagccaacaggtccaccactgatatggtattctcccttagacaactgcaggagaaatgcagggaacgacgacagccactctttatagccttcatagatctcacgaaggctttcgacctggtcagcagggacggcctcttcaagattctccccaagatgggatgtccacccaggctcctcagcatcatcagatctttccacaaggacatgaaaggcactgttgtcttcgatggctccacatcagacccctttgacatccgaagcggagtgaagcagggctgtgttcttgcgccaaccttgtttgggattttcttcgctgtcctgctgaagcatgcctttggaactgcaacagaaggcatctaccagatcagatggaaagctcttcaacctctccagactgagagcaaagtccaaagttcagctgaaatgtctgcgtgacttcctctttgccgacgatgcagctgtcactacccactctgccaaagatctccagcagctcatggatcattttagcaaggcctgccaagattttggaccgacgatcagcctgaagaaaatacaggtcatggttcaggatgtggtctcacctccctgcattacaatctctgcgcatgaactggaggttgtccatgactttgtgtaccttggctcaacgatctccgacactctttctctcgatactgagctaaacaagtgcattggtaaagcagctaccacgttttccagactcacaaagagagtctggtccaacaagaagctgaaggaacataccaagatccaggtctacagagcttgcgtcctgagtacacttctgtactgcagcgagtcatggactctttgctcacaacaggagagaaaactgaatgcattccacatgcactgcctccgacgcatcctcggcatcacctggcaggaccaagttcctaacaacacagtcctggaacgagctggaatccctagcatgtatgcactgctgaaacagagacacctgcgttggcttggtcatgttgtgagaatggatgatggccggatcccaaaggatctcctctatggagaactcgtgcaaggaaagcgccctacaggtagaccacagctgcgatacaaggacatctgcaagagggatctgaaggccttaggagtggacctcaacaggtgggaaatcctggcctctgagcggcctgcttggaggcaggctgtgcagcatggcctttcccagtttgaagagacacttggccaacagtctgaggcaaagaggcaaagaaggaaggcccatagccagggagacagaccagggacagactgcacttgctcccagtgtggaagggattgtcactcccgaatcggccttttcagccacactagacgctgtgccagaacaaccatccagagcgcgataccatagtcttccgagactgaaggttgccaacataacataacataaagcTTCCTCCCATGTAGAATACAGATAAGTAAAAGAGCATCTTCTTAAATATCCAATATGACAAAGAAAACTCTATTAAAAATGAAGGGCATGTACAAGAAACCAAAGCCAGAGTTCCAGGAGGCTGCACTGCATAGCTACAGATTCCTTAGAAGCAACCTTTATAACCAGCCACTTGCCTCTTTCAAAGTTGTGAAACACAACTTTGTGTACTGCTGATTCCTTGCCTTCATCTAAATGAGGCCTTAAGGAACAGTTAAGGAATAAACTCAAGCTACTATTCTAAGCTGGAGAAAATAGGAATGGCTGCATTTTGCATTTAAATTCTCCCATTTTATCTTGGCATTTAATTGAGATTTAGCCAGTACTACATAAATAATGGTGGTCTACAGCTGCCTTCTAAGGAGAGAAATGTAATACTCGTTTTCTGGAATAAATATTGTACCTACTTGGCAATTATAGTCAGTGTCCAGACCATCCCAGAGACTCATGAACTGGGCCTTCATCATAGCTGTAGCTTCATGATCAGAACTTGAGCGACTTCGCAAGAAGGAATCTAATTTTTAAAGAGCACTTGAATAAGAACTTTTGATCCCCTGCTTTATGAATTATGGCAATCCTGTTTAACTTCTCAGTGACAAATACAGAATTAACTTAAATGCAAATCCACTTTTTAGTTACAATGCTATTAAACATTATTCAGATTACATTCACCGGACTGATAAATTACAGAACATGTTGACCATgatccaaagaaccatgcaaCTAACTCCATGTATATAGGTGAAGAGTCAGGCTAGTGTTTCTTGAACAGCATCCCTGTAAATCATATGGCAAACTATTTTTGAATCAGAGAAGACTACCATCTCATATGGCGATATGGAAGAGTTGCACAGGAAATAGACTTCAACTCATTTGTGGACTACTGGCAAACTTTCAATCTACTATCAAGCACCTGTAATTTGTTGGCTCTTTTTGCAAATATTGCTGACCTCACTGTACTTTCATTTAATCCAAGAAGGCACTTATGTATATTCAGGATCACTTAATACAGATTAGCTTTGCTTTAATGATTAAGAAATCCTGAGTATGCACTCTTGCTTGGTAAATTTAACACACATCAATATACCACAGAATTCTAGTAATAAAAAACTCATTAATATATTTGCTTAAATAAACAAACTAAAGAAGGAAGGC
This portion of the Tiliqua scincoides isolate rTilSci1 chromosome 3, rTilSci1.hap2, whole genome shotgun sequence genome encodes:
- the ATAD1 gene encoding outer mitochondrial transmembrane helix translocase isoform X2, with translation MASLHVPDTSQQRAEKLMKQIGVKNVKLSEYEMSIAAHLVDPLTMHVTWSDIAGLDDVITDLKDTVILPIRKKHLFHNSRLLQPPKGVLLYGPPGCGKTLIAKATAKEAGCRFINLQPSTLTDKWYGESQKLAAAVFSLAIKLQPSIIFIDEIDSFLRSRSSSDHEATAMMKAQFMSLWDGLDTDYNCQVIVMGATNRPQDLDSAIMRRMPTRFHVNQPALKQREAILKLILKNENVDRHVNLLEIAKDTDGFSGSDLKEMCRDAALLCVREYVKSSYDDSHEDDEIRPVQQMDLHRAIEKMRKSKDVTNQNVLMHVSLD